A segment of the Gammaproteobacteria bacterium genome:
CTTTTTTATTTTATAAGAGCTTTGCACTAGTACATCAACCCTCTTATATTGCCTAGGAGGTAGCCTTACCGCTTACCCGCCTCTTCTTCCATCTGCTCTAGGCTAATATGACGCACATCACGCCCCTTCACCAGATAGATCACATATTCACAGATGTTACGTGAGTGATCACCAATCCGTTCCAGAGCGCGAATGGTCCACATCAAATCCAGTGAACGACGAATCATGCGCGGATCTTCCATCATGTAAGTGATCAGCTGACGCATCAAGGATTCATACTCCCGATCTACCCGCACATCTTCTTGGGCCACTTTCAGTGCGGCATCAACATCGGTACGGGCAAAGGCATCCAGCGCATCGTGCAGCATCTGACGAACACGATTGCCAAGGTGCTCAATTTCAATTCCATGCTCAGAGTTATTTTCTCGCCCGGCCAGTGCCGTGGTCATCTTGGCAACCTTGCCCGCTTCATCACCAATCCGCTCGAGATCGGTAATCGTTTTAATAACCGAGACAATCAAACGAAGGTCACTGGCCGCAGGCTGGCGGCGAGCCAATACCTGAGTGCACTCTTCATCGATAGCCACTTCCAGCGCATTAACCTGGTAATCATCCTTAATTACCTGTTCGGCTAACTCACCGTCGCGGTCAATATGGGCCTGTAGCGCATTATCCAACTGCTGTTCAACCAAGCCACCCATGGCCAACACCTGATTACGAATATCTTCCAGCTCCTGATTATAGCGCTGGGAGATGTGGTGACCGATATCAATTGTATCCATTATATTGCTCCTCTCTACCGGGGTTATTAACCGTAACGCCCTGTAATATAATCTTCTGTCTGTTTTTTACCTGGGTTGGTAAACAGGGTATCTGTATCAGCAAACTCGATCATGTCACCCATATACATAAATGCAGTATAGTCAGAGACACGAGCCGCCTGCTGCATATTATGTGTCACAATGACAATCGTATAATCACTTTTCAGCTCATAGATCAACTCTTCAATCTTCAATGTTGATATCGGGTCGAGTGCTGATGCAGGCTCATCCAGCAACAGAACCTCAGGCTCCACGGCAATGGCACGGGCAATCACCAGACGCTGTTGCTGGCCACCGGAGAGGCCTAGCGCCGAATCATGCAGGCGGTCTTTAACCTCTTCCCAAAGAGCAGAACCCTTCAGGGATTTCTCTACCGACTCATCCAGAATGCGACGATCCTTGATACCTTGTAGACGCAGACCATAGGCCACATTTTCGTAGATCGACTTTGGAAACGGGTTGGGCTTCTGGAAAACCATACCGATACGGCGACGCAGTTCCACCGCGCTGACCGATTTAGCATAGATATTGTCACCGTCCAGCAAGATCTCCCCTTCAACGCGCACGCCATCCACCAGATCATTCATGCGGTTAAAGCAGCGCAGCAGCGTCGATTTACCGCAACCACTGGGGCCGATAAAAGCGGTGACGCGCTTTTTGCTAATCTGCATATTAATGCCATTTAGCGCCTGTTTGTCACCGTAGAAGAGCTTCAGACCCTTTACTTCAAGGCTACACTCTTCATCTTTAGGTGACTTTTTTTGACCCTTACGGCCCAGTGCGTCCATGTTGACGCCGTGTGTCTTCACTTGAGAATCACTCATAATGCCATCCCGTTAGCTCTCTAGGGCGCGATATTTTTCGCGCAGATGATTACGTATTGCGATTGCGGCCAGATTAAGGGCAATAATCACGAGAACAAGTAGCAACGCGGTGGCGTAAACCAGTGGGCGCGCCGCTTCAACATTGGGGCTCTGAAATCCGACATCGTAAATGTGGAAACCCAGGTGCATGAATTTTCGATCCAGGTGCAGAAAAGGCGCTTCGCCATCCAGCGGTAACGAGGGTGCTAATTTCACCACACCCACCAGCATCAGCGGTGCAACCTCACCCGCTGCACGGGCAACGGCCAAAATCAA
Coding sequences within it:
- the phoU gene encoding phosphate signaling complex protein PhoU translates to MDTIDIGHHISQRYNQELEDIRNQVLAMGGLVEQQLDNALQAHIDRDGELAEQVIKDDYQVNALEVAIDEECTQVLARRQPAASDLRLIVSVIKTITDLERIGDEAGKVAKMTTALAGRENNSEHGIEIEHLGNRVRQMLHDALDAFARTDVDAALKVAQEDVRVDREYESLMRQLITYMMEDPRMIRRSLDLMWTIRALERIGDHSRNICEYVIYLVKGRDVRHISLEQMEEEAGKR
- the pstB gene encoding phosphate ABC transporter ATP-binding protein PstB, coding for MSDSQVKTHGVNMDALGRKGQKKSPKDEECSLEVKGLKLFYGDKQALNGINMQISKKRVTAFIGPSGCGKSTLLRCFNRMNDLVDGVRVEGEILLDGDNIYAKSVSAVELRRRIGMVFQKPNPFPKSIYENVAYGLRLQGIKDRRILDESVEKSLKGSALWEEVKDRLHDSALGLSGGQQQRLVIARAIAVEPEVLLLDEPASALDPISTLKIEELIYELKSDYTIVIVTHNMQQAARVSDYTAFMYMGDMIEFADTDTLFTNPGKKQTEDYITGRYG